One Devosia lacusdianchii genomic window carries:
- a CDS encoding response regulator transcription factor: MTAEPVYLVDDDDAVREAITLLLSTYGLTVESYASAVTFLAHLDIERPGVLLVDLRMPAITGLQLLDRLAERGVDWPVVMMTGHGDVNACRRAFKAGVEDFLTKPVDEQVLVDTLHAGFAALNTIRARHEARALLASLTPREREVLEMATQGWASKEIATALGVSIRTIDAHRAHIAEKLGTSSLAEQVRLLLA, translated from the coding sequence GTGACCGCCGAACCTGTCTACCTTGTCGATGATGACGACGCCGTGCGGGAAGCCATTACGCTGCTGCTGTCGACCTATGGGCTGACCGTTGAGAGCTATGCCAGTGCGGTAACATTCCTGGCCCATCTCGATATCGAGCGGCCGGGCGTGCTGCTCGTGGACCTTCGCATGCCGGCGATCACCGGCCTGCAATTGCTTGATCGGCTGGCCGAACGCGGCGTGGATTGGCCGGTCGTGATGATGACAGGTCATGGTGACGTCAATGCCTGCCGCCGCGCCTTCAAGGCCGGAGTGGAGGACTTCCTGACCAAGCCGGTGGATGAGCAGGTGCTCGTGGACACCCTCCATGCCGGATTTGCGGCGCTCAACACCATCCGGGCCCGGCATGAAGCCCGGGCGCTGCTGGCAAGCCTAACCCCGCGGGAGCGGGAAGTGCTCGAAATGGCCACGCAGGGCTGGGCCAGCAAGGAGATTGCCACCGCGCTCGGCGTGTCCATCCGGACCATCGACGCCCATCGCGCCCACATTGCCGAGAAACTTGGCACCAGCTCGCTGGCCGAACAGGTTCGCCTGCTGCTGGCATAG
- a CDS encoding carboxypeptidase M32: MSFQKLDDLGRKLEALEHALSILGADEATHMAVGGGDKRAEAMSNLAGMYHAQATAPEIADWIDAAKPESDDQKLALAEFKRQYINATCLPTEFVERRTAATMRSEQLWRELRAKGDWDSFLPALEGVIALVREEAQLRADALKLAPYDALMEQYDPGNRTADLDGVFGDLKSFLKGFVPEALNAQERRLAKRTRKALSGPYPIEKQRELGLAAMRAVGFDFTHGSLAVSHHPFCGGVPTDVRMTTRYRTDEFLSSLMGVLHETGHALYEQGLPKEWSHWPLGKARGMGIHESQSLFVEMQLARSPEFWEFALPLVHLHLGEDAIPGWDIADILNEVNYVERGYIRVDADEVTYPLHVILRYELEQELVNGKLEASQIPDAWDAKMTEYLGISTINDPKDGPMQDVHWPAGAFGYFPSYTLGAMIAAQQWAALEKAQPGVRDDIRKGEFGGVNQWRNDNIWTQGSRWSTPDLITKATGEPLNADFFKAHLNKRYLG; encoded by the coding sequence ATGTCCTTCCAGAAACTCGACGATCTCGGCCGCAAACTCGAAGCGCTGGAGCATGCGCTGTCCATTCTTGGCGCCGACGAGGCCACCCACATGGCGGTTGGCGGTGGCGACAAGCGGGCCGAGGCCATGTCGAACCTGGCCGGCATGTATCACGCCCAGGCCACTGCCCCCGAGATCGCCGACTGGATCGACGCGGCCAAGCCCGAAAGCGACGACCAGAAGCTGGCGTTGGCCGAATTCAAGCGCCAATACATCAACGCGACCTGCCTGCCGACAGAATTCGTCGAACGCCGCACCGCCGCGACCATGCGCTCCGAACAGCTCTGGCGCGAGTTGCGGGCCAAGGGCGACTGGGACAGTTTCCTGCCGGCGCTCGAGGGCGTCATCGCACTGGTACGGGAGGAGGCACAATTGCGCGCCGATGCGCTGAAGCTCGCTCCCTACGACGCACTGATGGAACAATACGATCCCGGCAACCGCACCGCCGATCTGGATGGGGTGTTCGGCGATCTCAAGAGCTTCCTCAAGGGCTTCGTACCGGAGGCGCTCAACGCGCAGGAACGCCGCCTCGCCAAGCGCACGCGCAAGGCATTGAGCGGCCCCTACCCGATCGAAAAGCAGCGCGAACTGGGCCTCGCTGCCATGCGCGCTGTCGGCTTCGATTTCACCCATGGTTCGCTTGCCGTGTCGCATCACCCCTTCTGTGGCGGCGTGCCGACAGACGTGCGCATGACCACGCGCTACCGCACCGACGAGTTCCTGTCATCGCTGATGGGCGTGCTGCACGAAACCGGCCATGCGCTTTATGAGCAGGGCCTGCCCAAGGAGTGGTCGCATTGGCCGCTGGGCAAGGCGCGCGGCATGGGCATTCACGAAAGCCAGAGCCTATTCGTCGAGATGCAACTCGCCCGCAGCCCCGAATTCTGGGAATTCGCCTTGCCGCTGGTGCATCTGCACCTTGGCGAGGACGCCATTCCCGGCTGGGATATCGCCGACATCCTCAATGAAGTGAACTACGTCGAGCGCGGCTACATCCGCGTCGATGCTGACGAGGTCACCTACCCGCTCCACGTCATCCTGCGCTACGAACTGGAGCAGGAGCTGGTCAACGGCAAACTCGAGGCCAGCCAGATTCCGGACGCCTGGGATGCCAAGATGACCGAATATCTCGGCATCTCCACCATCAACGACCCCAAGGACGGCCCGATGCAGGACGTGCATTGGCCGGCCGGCGCGTTCGGCTACTTCCCCAGCTATACGCTGGGCGCCATGATCGCCGCGCAGCAATGGGCCGCGCTGGAGAAGGCGCAGCCGGGTGTCCGCGACGATATTCGCAAGGGCGAGTTCGGCGGCGTCAACCAATGGCGCAACGACAACATCTGGACCCAGGGCTCCCGCTGGTCGACGCCGGACCTGATCACCAAGGCGACCGGCGAACCGCTGAACGCGGACTTCTTCAAGGCGCATTTGAACAAGCGGTATCTGGGGTAA
- a CDS encoding alpha/beta fold hydrolase, with the protein MRESKSAGTPVLLLHGSGCSKDVFARQFDGVLGEIYRLIAIDLPGHGQSDNATHPETTYAIEGMAAVVSDVVDALSLTRPIVFGWSLGGHIAIEMASRRSDIAGLALTGTPPIGRGAIASLRGFHARWDMLLASKEVFTPRDVERYLHLCFGESGTPAFIEAIKRSDGKLRANFLRSMLRGDGVDQKRFVETADLPIAMINGADDPIVRRSYIEHLDYEWLWEERCQFIEGAAHAPFWEQAVMFNRVLHRFIKDIAILPAVDAEQEATRRA; encoded by the coding sequence GTGCGAGAATCAAAAAGCGCGGGTACGCCGGTGCTGCTTCTGCATGGCTCGGGCTGTTCCAAAGACGTTTTTGCGCGCCAGTTCGATGGTGTGCTGGGCGAAATCTATCGACTGATCGCCATCGATCTGCCAGGGCACGGCCAGTCCGACAATGCCACGCATCCCGAGACGACCTATGCGATCGAGGGCATGGCCGCAGTCGTCTCGGATGTGGTGGATGCTTTGTCGTTGACGCGGCCCATCGTTTTCGGCTGGTCGCTTGGCGGTCACATTGCCATCGAAATGGCCAGTCGGCGATCCGATATTGCCGGCCTCGCATTGACGGGCACACCGCCGATAGGTCGGGGTGCCATCGCCAGCCTGCGCGGCTTTCACGCGCGCTGGGATATGTTGCTGGCGTCCAAGGAAGTGTTCACGCCGCGCGATGTCGAGCGCTATCTGCACCTTTGCTTTGGCGAAAGCGGCACGCCGGCATTCATCGAGGCCATAAAGCGCAGCGACGGCAAACTGCGCGCCAATTTCCTGCGCAGCATGCTGCGCGGTGACGGCGTGGATCAGAAGCGGTTCGTCGAGACGGCAGACCTACCCATCGCGATGATCAACGGTGCCGACGATCCGATTGTGCGCCGCAGCTATATTGAGCATCTGGACTACGAATGGCTCTGGGAAGAGCGCTGCCAGTTCATCGAGGGGGCCGCTCACGCGCCATTCTGGGAGCAGGCCGTCATGTTCAATCGCGTGCTGCACCGTTTCATCAAGGATATCGCGATCCTGCCCGCGGTCGATGCCGAGCAGGAGGCAACCCGCCGCGCCTAA
- the flgH gene encoding flagellar basal body L-ring protein FlgH, whose translation MNLIKLATLLTLTATLAGCNTMDRLANVGNAPPLTAIVDPTTTAGYQPVNMPMPPAIADTYQPNSLYRTSARGFFKDERAHRIGDILTVIVTIDDSAKMANTTASGRTASNSAGMGGILGNAIDTATGGAIDPSAAVDFTSGMQNKGNGSVNRSESLETSVAAVVTQVLPNGNLVIEGRQEVRVNFEVRDLIVAGIVRPSDIQANNTIPSSKIAEARISYGGRGQITEVQQPRYGQQVMDAILPF comes from the coding sequence ATGAACCTCATCAAGCTCGCAACCCTCCTGACGCTCACGGCCACGCTCGCCGGCTGCAACACGATGGATCGCCTCGCCAATGTGGGTAATGCGCCGCCGCTGACCGCCATCGTCGACCCGACGACGACCGCCGGCTACCAGCCGGTCAACATGCCGATGCCGCCAGCCATCGCCGACACCTACCAGCCTAACTCGCTCTATCGCACCTCAGCCCGCGGCTTCTTCAAGGACGAACGTGCTCACCGCATCGGCGATATCCTGACCGTCATCGTGACCATCGACGACAGCGCCAAGATGGCCAACACTACCGCCAGCGGCCGCACCGCCAGCAACTCGGCCGGCATGGGCGGTATCCTCGGCAACGCCATCGACACCGCTACCGGCGGCGCCATCGATCCATCCGCGGCGGTGGATTTCACCTCGGGCATGCAGAACAAGGGCAATGGTTCGGTCAATCGCTCGGAAAGCCTCGAAACGTCTGTCGCCGCCGTAGTCACCCAGGTCCTGCCTAATGGCAATCTGGTGATCGAGGGTCGGCAGGAAGTGCGGGTGAACTTCGAGGTCCGCGACCTTATCGTGGCCGGCATCGTCCGCCCGTCCGACATCCAGGCCAACAACACCATTCCCTCGTCCAAGATCGCCGAAGCCCGCATCTCCTACGGCGGCCGTGGCCAGATCACCGAAGTCCAGCAGCCGCGCTACGGCCAGCAGGTCATGGACGCCATCCTGCCCTTCTAA
- a CDS encoding sensor histidine kinase has product MTAAFTRFGRPAVVAIWLLALLAMAGVTLQTSLRTLTAEVETTGETLHRLISQRAAQNAAHMTSLIALASASEPSPLIAFRQVATSIAQFYPHISAVVLADIATGMPLAKVPDTADAAAVAPFVASVAQQRQGELRSYVEPSGPDRYWLAKRTPRGDMGLLVEIDPRLLLEVADRPAWASLTLSLSGQPILQHVADGTSAPDWLPLLSFSKTVEADGQPLILRVERRPALAELLPPLPLLVFAAATLAALLALHFVLAQIASTRAAQALAGEAEERALLREREVRLAHASRVNSLGELASGIVHELTQPLTALLSQSQAALRLADKAENTSQMTRALEANVREARRAGTILERMRAYASNKPPALTPVDANAVVRDIAELLRADLHKRGIRLNLELRTEPVVIQADHIALQQVLHNLIKNAAEAIAGSEHAGPIITLKTEMDTTTGTITVNDNGPGLDEATMAKLFEPFFSTKPDGMGLGLSICRTLMEHMDGTVTMHNRPEGGASFAVTLPSAVTP; this is encoded by the coding sequence ATGACCGCGGCTTTCACCAGATTTGGCCGGCCTGCGGTGGTGGCGATCTGGCTACTGGCCCTGCTGGCAATGGCCGGCGTGACGCTGCAAACCAGCCTGCGCACGCTTACGGCCGAGGTCGAGACCACCGGCGAAACGCTGCATCGGCTGATCTCCCAACGCGCCGCACAAAATGCCGCCCACATGACCAGCCTGATCGCCCTGGCATCGGCCAGCGAGCCATCACCACTCATCGCTTTCCGGCAGGTCGCGACCAGCATCGCCCAGTTCTACCCCCATATTTCGGCGGTCGTACTGGCCGACATCGCAACCGGGATGCCGTTGGCAAAGGTGCCCGATACGGCTGATGCCGCTGCCGTGGCGCCATTCGTCGCCAGCGTTGCCCAACAGCGCCAGGGCGAGTTGCGCAGCTATGTGGAACCAAGCGGACCGGACCGCTATTGGCTGGCCAAGCGAACACCGCGCGGTGACATGGGCCTGTTGGTCGAGATCGATCCCCGACTACTGCTTGAGGTTGCCGACCGCCCGGCCTGGGCCAGCCTGACGCTCTCGCTTTCCGGGCAGCCAATCCTGCAGCATGTCGCGGACGGCACGAGCGCACCCGATTGGTTGCCCCTCTTGAGCTTCAGCAAGACCGTCGAAGCCGACGGTCAGCCATTGATCCTGAGGGTGGAGCGCCGCCCGGCATTGGCCGAACTGCTGCCGCCCCTGCCGCTACTGGTATTCGCGGCCGCAACGCTTGCAGCGCTGCTGGCGCTGCATTTCGTTCTGGCCCAGATCGCCAGCACCCGCGCGGCGCAGGCTCTGGCTGGGGAGGCCGAGGAACGCGCCCTGCTGCGCGAGCGTGAAGTCCGACTGGCCCACGCTTCCCGGGTCAACAGCCTTGGGGAACTGGCCTCTGGCATTGTCCACGAATTGACCCAACCGTTGACGGCTCTGCTGAGCCAGAGCCAGGCCGCCTTGCGGCTGGCCGACAAAGCGGAAAACACCTCACAGATGACGCGCGCACTCGAGGCCAATGTGCGCGAGGCACGCCGCGCCGGCACCATTCTCGAGCGCATGCGGGCCTATGCGAGCAACAAGCCGCCTGCCCTGACGCCGGTCGATGCCAATGCGGTCGTCCGTGATATCGCTGAACTGCTCCGCGCCGATCTCCACAAACGCGGCATTCGCCTCAACCTCGAACTCCGCACCGAACCGGTGGTCATCCAGGCCGATCACATTGCTTTGCAACAGGTGCTCCACAACCTGATCAAGAACGCCGCCGAAGCCATTGCCGGAAGCGAGCATGCCGGTCCCATCATCACCTTGAAGACCGAAATGGACACGACAACGGGCACCATTACCGTGAACGACAACGGCCCAGGCCTCGACGAAGCCACGATGGCAAAGCTGTTCGAGCCGTTCTTCTCGACCAAACCCGACGGCATGGGATTGGGGCTTTCGATCTGCCGAACCCTGATGGAGCATATGGACGGCACGGTCACGATGCACAATCGACCCGAGGGCGGCGCGAGCTTTGCGGTGACGCTGCCGAGCGCGGTGACGCCGTGA
- a CDS encoding methyltransferase family protein — MELIADLVVTVVSIAILAQHVWALRGHFASETMANGARVTSAAALLTCACLLLLVWTHSQPIWAQVVGVLIELGSLALFWAAIKASRTARLRFAFDDQPPHSLVTIGPYQYVRHPFYTSYLLFWIGWAIATWSLWSVLPLIIVATLYVLAARMEERLFATTALADEYAAYRQRAGLFWPRRLG; from the coding sequence GTGGAATTGATCGCAGATCTTGTCGTGACCGTGGTGAGCATCGCCATCCTGGCGCAGCACGTTTGGGCGCTCCGTGGGCACTTTGCGTCCGAGACAATGGCCAACGGTGCCCGGGTAACATCCGCCGCTGCCCTGCTGACTTGCGCCTGCCTGTTGCTGCTGGTCTGGACACACAGCCAGCCGATCTGGGCGCAAGTCGTTGGCGTATTGATCGAACTCGGCAGTTTGGCGCTATTCTGGGCTGCGATCAAAGCCTCGCGAACAGCCCGCCTGCGCTTTGCCTTCGACGATCAGCCACCGCATTCGCTGGTGACCATCGGACCGTACCAATATGTGCGGCACCCGTTCTACACGTCCTATCTGCTATTCTGGATCGGCTGGGCGATCGCCACCTGGTCGCTATGGTCGGTGCTACCGCTAATCATCGTCGCCACGCTCTATGTGCTGGCGGCGCGCATGGAGGAGCGCCTGTTCGCGACGACGGCGCTGGCCGACGAATACGCCGCCTATCGGCAGCGTGCCGGGCTGTTCTGGCCCCGGCGATTGGGCTGA
- the flgA gene encoding flagellar basal body P-ring formation chaperone FlgA has translation MIARSPLAALATLVLCGTALAAPVLKADIVVTASVVTVGDMFDDAGLAAEDALFRAPKPGTSGVVSLADVQSAAARAGLQAFESNGLGSVRVTRSATIVDQAFLTDLISADLAARGILSQGMSANTAFTTPITPVNAEVVVQPASIISMRYLPGNGAFSARIAIAGVDQPLDVAGSIELMIDAPHLTGSFPAGTVLAAENIEMRPVSLRFAESTGIARIEDVVGKALTRQSRDGMMLKPSDVTAPLTVAKNDLVTIYFRKGPMTLTVKGQAITGGTTGAPLQVLNLMSKRVISAIALAPGAVEVSTDPLALAGL, from the coding sequence ATGATCGCTCGATCCCCACTTGCCGCCCTGGCCACTCTGGTTCTCTGCGGCACTGCCCTCGCTGCGCCGGTCCTCAAGGCCGATATCGTCGTCACCGCCTCAGTGGTGACCGTGGGCGATATGTTCGACGATGCTGGTCTTGCGGCAGAGGACGCCCTGTTCCGTGCACCCAAGCCCGGCACCAGCGGTGTCGTCAGCCTCGCCGATGTGCAGAGCGCGGCCGCCCGCGCCGGCCTCCAAGCGTTCGAAAGCAATGGCCTTGGCTCCGTGCGGGTTACCCGCTCCGCCACCATCGTCGACCAGGCCTTTCTGACCGACCTGATCTCGGCCGACCTTGCCGCCCGCGGCATCCTCAGCCAGGGCATGAGCGCCAACACCGCCTTCACCACGCCAATCACCCCGGTTAACGCCGAAGTCGTCGTCCAGCCGGCAAGCATCATCAGCATGCGCTACCTGCCCGGCAACGGCGCCTTCTCGGCCCGCATCGCCATCGCTGGTGTCGATCAGCCGCTGGACGTGGCTGGCAGCATCGAGTTGATGATCGACGCCCCCCACCTCACGGGCAGCTTTCCGGCCGGGACGGTATTGGCCGCCGAGAACATCGAAATGCGCCCGGTCTCGCTCCGCTTCGCCGAGAGCACCGGGATTGCCAGAATCGAAGACGTCGTCGGCAAGGCGCTCACCCGTCAGAGCCGCGACGGCATGATGCTGAAGCCAAGCGATGTCACCGCGCCGCTGACAGTCGCCAAGAACGACCTCGTGACCATCTACTTCCGCAAGGGTCCGATGACCCTCACAGTCAAGGGCCAGGCGATCACCGGCGGCACCACCGGCGCGCCGCTCCAGGTCCTCAACCTCATGTCCAAGCGCGTCATCAGCGCCATCGCCCTTGCCCCCGGCGCAGTCGAAGTGAGCACCGATCCGCTCGCTCTCGCCGGCCTCTAA
- a CDS encoding GlcG/HbpS family heme-binding protein, whose protein sequence is MTKRLLIAATTVFAMTAAASAAVLEEKNMSLDIALDMAQAAVTACAADNYNVAAAVVDRAGIVRALLRADNAGPHTANAATAKAYTSASSRQPTSAMAETVQNNPAAAQLVGIEGFLVLAGGVPVKVGDATIGAIGVGGAPGGHLDEACALAAIETVQDRLN, encoded by the coding sequence ATGACCAAGCGTCTGCTGATCGCTGCCACCACCGTCTTCGCCATGACCGCTGCCGCCTCGGCTGCCGTTCTCGAAGAAAAGAACATGAGCCTCGACATCGCCCTGGACATGGCCCAGGCGGCCGTGACCGCCTGCGCTGCCGACAACTACAATGTCGCGGCGGCCGTCGTCGATCGTGCCGGTATCGTGCGGGCGCTGCTGCGCGCCGACAATGCCGGCCCGCACACCGCTAATGCCGCGACCGCTAAGGCCTACACCTCGGCCTCTTCGCGCCAGCCCACCAGCGCCATGGCCGAAACCGTGCAGAACAACCCTGCCGCAGCCCAGCTCGTTGGCATTGAAGGTTTCCTCGTGCTGGCCGGCGGCGTGCCAGTAAAAGTGGGCGACGCGACCATCGGCGCCATCGGCGTCGGCGGCGCACCCGGCGGCCACCTTGACGAAGCCTGCGCCCTCGCTGCCATTGAAACCGTCCAGGACCGCCTCAACTAA
- a CDS encoding curlin: MTTKFTKTFVAAFAAAVIGVASLAAPAMAAGQVSVSYTPTDPDEAQALGLGLGLFSLMQGMNATGANVSQNGNGNSAGGSQNGSGNNGVIFQEGNGHTGTVNQNGNNNSCGLFQFGENTNASCDQNGNGQSSVTGVFGF; encoded by the coding sequence ATGACCACCAAGTTCACCAAGACCTTCGTCGCCGCTTTCGCCGCCGCCGTCATCGGCGTCGCCAGCCTCGCCGCCCCCGCAATGGCCGCCGGCCAGGTTTCCGTCAGCTACACCCCGACCGACCCGGATGAAGCACAGGCCCTGGGCCTTGGCCTCGGCCTGTTCTCCCTGATGCAGGGCATGAATGCCACCGGCGCCAATGTCAGCCAGAACGGCAACGGCAACTCTGCCGGCGGCAGCCAGAATGGCTCGGGCAACAATGGCGTGATCTTCCAGGAAGGCAACGGCCACACCGGCACCGTCAATCAGAACGGCAACAACAACAGCTGCGGCCTGTTCCAGTTCGGCGAAAACACCAACGCCTCCTGCGACCAGAACGGCAACGGCCAGTCCAGCGTCACCGGCGTGTTCGGCTTCTAA
- a CDS encoding ABC-F family ATP-binding cassette domain-containing protein, producing the protein MPASVTLHQLSYSTPDNQPLFAKLDLSFGNERTGLIGRNGTGKSSLLRIIAGIAAPASGSVAISGTVGMLTQIVQVGAGETVADHLGIADELDRLDRMEQGLGTADDAAEADWTLPARIETALSEVGLPAYEPGRPLDTLSGGQRTRLALARLMLQAPDIILLDEPTNNLDTDGRAAVVGMLHRWKGAAIVVSHDRALLREMDAIVELTTLGATSYGGNWDHYAERKALELAAAEHDLSSAERKVAEIDRKIQAVAERKARKDGAGKRKAAKGDIPKILLGGMKDNSEKTSGENARLANRLRSDAAELASEARAKVEILTPLSVKLAPTNLPAGRSVLQVDSLTGGPEGIAPVIRDLSFRLDGPERVAITGPNGSGKTTLLRLLTGILPAQSGTARILVPYALLDQTVSLLDPTLSIRDNFRALNPEADENTGRSALARFMFRADAALQIVGTLSGGEMLRAGLACTIGGNNPPQLLILDEPTNHLDIQAIEQVEAGLRGFDGALLVVSHDADFLAAIGIERVIELGDS; encoded by the coding sequence ATGCCCGCCTCCGTCACGCTGCACCAGCTCTCCTATTCCACACCTGACAACCAGCCGCTTTTCGCCAAGCTCGACCTGTCGTTCGGCAACGAACGCACCGGCCTGATCGGCCGCAACGGCACCGGCAAGTCCAGCCTGCTCCGCATTATTGCTGGAATCGCAGCCCCCGCCTCTGGGTCTGTTGCGATCAGCGGCACCGTCGGCATGCTGACCCAGATCGTGCAGGTAGGCGCCGGCGAAACGGTGGCCGACCATCTCGGTATTGCCGATGAGCTCGACCGGCTCGACCGCATGGAACAGGGACTCGGCACCGCCGACGACGCAGCCGAAGCCGACTGGACCCTTCCTGCCCGGATCGAAACCGCCCTCTCCGAGGTCGGGCTGCCGGCTTACGAACCCGGTCGCCCACTCGATACGCTCAGCGGTGGTCAGCGTACGCGCCTGGCCCTGGCCAGGCTGATGCTGCAAGCGCCTGACATCATCCTGCTCGATGAGCCGACCAACAATCTCGACACCGACGGTCGCGCGGCGGTTGTCGGAATGCTGCATCGCTGGAAGGGCGCGGCCATCGTGGTGAGCCATGATCGCGCCCTGCTGCGCGAGATGGACGCCATCGTCGAACTGACCACCCTTGGCGCCACCAGCTATGGCGGCAACTGGGACCATTATGCAGAGCGCAAGGCGCTAGAGCTGGCAGCCGCAGAGCACGATCTATCGAGCGCAGAGCGAAAGGTCGCCGAGATCGACCGCAAAATCCAGGCCGTCGCCGAGCGCAAGGCGCGCAAGGACGGGGCCGGCAAACGCAAAGCCGCCAAGGGCGACATACCGAAGATCCTGCTGGGCGGCATGAAGGACAATTCCGAAAAAACCAGCGGCGAGAATGCGCGCCTGGCCAATCGGTTGCGCAGCGATGCAGCCGAACTGGCCAGCGAGGCGCGGGCCAAGGTAGAAATCCTGACGCCGCTCTCGGTCAAGCTGGCGCCGACGAACCTCCCGGCTGGCCGCAGCGTCTTGCAGGTCGATTCGCTGACAGGTGGCCCGGAGGGCATCGCGCCAGTGATTCGAGACCTGTCGTTTCGCCTTGATGGACCGGAGCGCGTGGCCATCACGGGCCCTAATGGGTCAGGCAAAACCACCCTGCTTCGCCTGCTCACCGGCATTCTGCCAGCCCAAAGCGGCACGGCGCGTATCCTCGTGCCCTATGCGCTGCTGGACCAGACCGTCAGCCTGCTCGATCCGACACTCAGCATTCGCGATAATTTTCGTGCGCTCAACCCGGAGGCCGATGAAAATACCGGCCGCTCAGCGCTGGCCCGTTTCATGTTCCGCGCCGATGCGGCGCTGCAGATCGTGGGAACTTTGAGCGGCGGTGAAATGTTGCGGGCGGGTCTGGCCTGCACCATTGGCGGCAATAATCCCCCGCAATTGCTCATCCTCGACGAACCCACCAACCACTTGGATATCCAGGCAATTGAGCAAGTCGAGGCCGGTTTGCGGGGCTTTGACGGCGCGCTGCTCGTGGTCAGCCACGATGCCGATTTCCTTGCAGCGATCGGCATCGAGCGGGTGATCGAGCTGGGAGACAGCTAG
- the csgH gene encoding curli-like amyloid fiber formation chaperone CsgH produces MTTTTRISTIALLGFGLAAIAATSSIANASTTDGCGFVTSTQNGMLVIEGAVLSPVALDGSYQFSIQSSGGGGSNNISQGGYFTAAANQQTALGKVMINAGSNYKVDFKVTANGKTLDCDQEIASLR; encoded by the coding sequence ATGACCACTACGACCCGTATCAGCACCATCGCCCTGCTCGGCTTCGGCCTTGCGGCAATCGCCGCCACGTCAAGCATTGCCAATGCCAGCACAACGGATGGCTGCGGCTTCGTCACCAGCACCCAGAACGGCATGCTCGTCATTGAAGGCGCGGTGCTCAGCCCCGTTGCACTCGACGGCTCCTACCAGTTCAGCATCCAGAGCTCGGGCGGCGGCGGCAGCAACAATATCAGCCAGGGCGGCTATTTTACCGCCGCGGCCAACCAGCAGACCGCGCTCGGCAAGGTGATGATCAATGCCGGCTCCAACTACAAGGTCGACTTCAAGGTCACCGCCAATGGCAAGACACTTGATTGCGACCAGGAGATTGCGAGCCTGCGTTGA
- a CDS encoding curlin: MKRIVITTAIAAVLAITAAPAFAAGIYVNQFGFGNQVGGQQVGSGNTIGVDQNGVWNDTIVQQFGNGNTGAVGQHGFNNGADVWQQGNGNAAGVGQFGSNHNAVLTQDGNGNVAAGVQVGNNCNANVNQAGSGNVTAFVQACP, from the coding sequence ATGAAGCGCATCGTCATCACCACCGCCATCGCCGCCGTTCTCGCCATCACCGCAGCCCCTGCTTTCGCCGCTGGCATCTATGTCAACCAGTTCGGCTTCGGCAACCAGGTCGGCGGCCAGCAGGTCGGCTCGGGCAACACCATCGGCGTCGATCAGAACGGCGTCTGGAACGACACCATCGTCCAGCAGTTCGGCAACGGCAACACCGGCGCTGTCGGCCAGCACGGCTTCAACAACGGCGCTGACGTCTGGCAGCAGGGCAACGGCAACGCCGCCGGTGTCGGCCAGTTCGGTTCCAACCACAATGCAGTCCTGACCCAGGACGGTAACGGCAACGTCGCAGCCGGTGTCCAGGTCGGCAACAACTGCAATGCCAACGTGAACCAGGCCGGTTCGGGCAATGTCACTGCCTTCGTCCAGGCTTGCCCCTGA